From the Rhodoferax mekongensis genome, one window contains:
- a CDS encoding acetyl-CoA C-acetyltransferase, with the protein MEDIVIVAAARTAVGKFGGSLAKTPATELGSIVIKSLLERSGLPVDAVGEVILGQVLAAGAGQNPARQAVMKAGLAKETPALTINAVCGSGLKAVMLAAQAVAWGDSDIVIAGGQENMSASPHVLLGSRDGQRMGEWKMADTMITDGLWDVYNQYHMGITAENVAKAQGITREQQDALALGSQQKAAAAQEAGKFKAEIVPVVIPQRKGDPVVFESDEFINKKTNAEALAGLRPAFDKAGSVTAGNASGINDGAAGVMVMSAKKAAALGLTPLARIASFGTTGLDPALMGLGPVSATQRALARAGWKASDVDLFELNEAFAAQACAVNKLLDIDPAKVNVNGGAIAIGHPIGASGARILVTLLHEMQRSGAKKGVASLCIGGGMGVALAVER; encoded by the coding sequence ATGGAAGATATCGTGATCGTTGCTGCGGCCCGCACTGCAGTTGGAAAATTCGGTGGCTCTTTGGCCAAGACTCCCGCAACCGAGCTGGGAAGCATTGTGATTAAAAGCCTGCTCGAGCGCAGCGGGCTGCCTGTAGACGCCGTGGGCGAAGTCATCCTGGGTCAGGTGCTGGCCGCTGGCGCTGGCCAGAACCCTGCGCGCCAGGCCGTGATGAAGGCGGGCTTGGCCAAGGAAACTCCCGCACTGACCATCAATGCCGTCTGCGGCTCCGGCCTGAAGGCCGTGATGTTGGCCGCACAGGCAGTGGCCTGGGGCGACAGCGACATCGTGATCGCTGGCGGTCAGGAAAACATGAGCGCATCTCCCCATGTGTTGCTGGGTAGCCGTGACGGCCAGCGCATGGGCGAGTGGAAGATGGCCGACACCATGATCACCGACGGCCTGTGGGATGTGTACAACCAGTACCACATGGGCATCACTGCCGAAAACGTGGCCAAGGCGCAGGGCATCACCCGTGAGCAGCAGGACGCCCTCGCGCTGGGCAGCCAGCAAAAAGCAGCTGCAGCCCAAGAGGCCGGCAAGTTCAAGGCTGAAATCGTGCCGGTGGTCATCCCCCAGCGCAAGGGTGACCCGGTCGTGTTTGAATCCGACGAATTCATCAACAAGAAGACCAACGCCGAAGCCTTGGCCGGCCTGCGCCCCGCCTTCGACAAGGCGGGCAGCGTGACCGCTGGTAACGCCTCCGGCATCAACGATGGAGCCGCAGGCGTGATGGTCATGTCCGCGAAGAAGGCCGCAGCCCTGGGTCTCACGCCTTTGGCACGCATCGCCAGCTTCGGCACCACCGGTCTGGACCCCGCCCTCATGGGCCTGGGCCCAGTGTCTGCCACCCAGCGCGCGTTGGCACGCGCAGGCTGGAAGGCATCCGACGTCGATTTGTTTGAGCTGAATGAAGCCTTCGCCGCACAAGCCTGTGCCGTGAACAAGTTGCTGGACATCGATCCTGCCAAGGTCAACGTCAATGGTGGCGCCATCGCCATCGGCCACCCCATCGGCGCGTCCGGCGCCCGTATCCTGGTGACCCTGCTGCACGAAATGCAGCGCAGTGGCGCCAAGAAGGGGGTTGCGTCCCTGTGCATCGGCGGCGGCATGGGCGTAGCCCTGGCAGTCGAGCGTTGA
- a CDS encoding PHA/PHB synthase family protein, with protein sequence MAQAAEQFQQAFTQSFSKALEAFKGLDAGAAGAGFPAMPEALPEIRFVPERLEALQKSYTEEALKLFTQGMTQPPALADRRFAAPAWHDNPVAAYAAAAYLLNARTMMGLAEAVETDAKTKNRIRFAVEQWMAAASPSNFLALNAEAQKKAIETKGESIALGVKNLVHDLQQGHVSMTDESLFEVGKNVATTEGAVVFENELFQLIEYKPLTAKVYEKPFLLVPPCINKFYILDLQPDNSLIRYAVELGHRTFVVSWRNPDQSLAHKTWDDYIEHAVIKAIGVTQEISGSSTINALGFCVGGTMLGTALGVLAARGEKPVDSATFLTTFLDFSDTGILDVFIDEGMVKYREAELGKGGLMKGQDLASTFSFLRPNDLVWNYVVGNYLKGETPPPFDLLYWNSDSTNLPGPYYAWYLRNTYLENNLKKPGKLTVCGEKLDLSALDIPVYIYGSREDHIVPIGGAYASTQLLPGKKRFVQGASGHIAGVINPPSKNKRSHWIRADGKLPKTHAQWLEGAVEHPGSWWTDWSQWLKGHAGKQIAAPKSYGKGKYKVIEAAPGRYVQAKA encoded by the coding sequence ATGGCCCAGGCGGCCGAGCAGTTTCAACAGGCTTTCACCCAAAGCTTTTCCAAGGCCCTGGAAGCCTTCAAAGGGCTGGATGCCGGAGCCGCAGGGGCGGGCTTCCCGGCCATGCCGGAGGCATTGCCGGAGATTCGTTTTGTGCCTGAGCGTCTGGAGGCCTTGCAAAAGTCCTACACCGAAGAGGCTCTGAAACTGTTCACCCAAGGCATGACCCAGCCGCCCGCGCTGGCGGACCGTCGCTTTGCAGCGCCTGCCTGGCATGACAATCCGGTAGCCGCTTACGCCGCCGCCGCCTACCTGCTGAATGCCCGCACCATGATGGGGTTGGCCGAAGCCGTGGAAACCGATGCCAAAACCAAAAACCGCATCCGCTTTGCGGTCGAGCAATGGATGGCGGCTGCTTCCCCCAGCAACTTTTTGGCCCTGAACGCCGAAGCCCAGAAAAAAGCCATTGAAACCAAAGGCGAGAGCATCGCCTTGGGTGTGAAGAATTTGGTGCATGACTTGCAGCAAGGCCATGTGTCCATGACGGACGAGAGCCTGTTCGAGGTCGGCAAGAACGTGGCCACTACCGAGGGCGCCGTGGTGTTTGAGAATGAGTTGTTCCAACTCATCGAATACAAACCGTTGACCGCCAAGGTTTACGAGAAGCCCTTTCTGCTGGTGCCACCGTGCATCAACAAGTTTTACATCCTGGATCTGCAGCCGGATAATTCCTTGATTCGCTACGCGGTAGAGCTGGGCCACCGCACTTTCGTGGTGAGCTGGCGCAACCCGGACCAGTCGCTCGCGCACAAAACCTGGGACGACTACATCGAACACGCAGTCATCAAGGCCATCGGCGTCACCCAAGAGATCAGCGGATCGTCCACCATCAACGCGCTGGGTTTCTGCGTAGGCGGCACCATGTTGGGCACTGCGCTGGGAGTGTTGGCGGCACGCGGGGAGAAACCGGTGGATAGTGCCACCTTCCTCACCACCTTCCTCGACTTTTCGGACACCGGCATTCTGGACGTGTTTATCGACGAAGGCATGGTCAAGTACCGCGAGGCCGAGTTGGGCAAGGGCGGGCTGATGAAGGGGCAGGATTTGGCCAGTACCTTCAGTTTCTTGCGCCCGAACGACCTGGTCTGGAACTATGTGGTGGGCAACTACCTCAAGGGCGAAACCCCGCCGCCTTTTGACCTCTTGTACTGGAACAGCGACAGCACCAATTTGCCCGGCCCGTATTACGCCTGGTACTTGCGCAACACCTACCTGGAAAACAACCTCAAGAAGCCCGGCAAGCTCACGGTGTGTGGCGAGAAGCTGGACTTGAGCGCGCTGGACATTCCGGTCTACATCTACGGCTCGCGGGAAGACCACATCGTGCCCATTGGCGGTGCCTATGCCTCCACGCAGCTGCTACCCGGCAAGAAGCGCTTTGTGCAGGGCGCGTCGGGGCACATTGCGGGGGTTATCAACCCGCCATCGAAAAACAAACGCAGCCACTGGATCCGTGCTGATGGCAAGTTGCCCAAGACGCACGCACAGTGGCTGGAGGGTGCTGTCGAACATCCCGGCAGCTGGTGGACCGACTGGTCCCAGTGGCTCAAGGGCCACGCTGGCAAGCAAATTGCTGCACCCAAGAGCTATGGCAAAGGGAAGTACAAAGTCATAGAGGCGGCTCCAGGGCGCTATGTACAGGCGAAAGCCTGA
- the pgeF gene encoding peptidoglycan editing factor PgeF: protein MATTHADWIIPDWPAPLRVRALCTTRQGGVSSAPYDSLNLGLHVADDAAAVGVNRQRLAQAVGGRPVFLNQVHGNSCVHLEASTPDGTEADACYATQPGTVCTIMVADCLPVLFAAADGSWVAAAHAGWRGLAGVGGQGVLEETLKCFSAPAPVDSAQVAPEIIAWLGPCIGPQAFEVGDDVRGAFVEALPAATACFTPLSSGKWLADLPALARQRLQLAGVNSIWGNDGSTAWCTVSNPSRFFSHRRDRVSGRLAACIWLE from the coding sequence ATGGCTACAACGCACGCGGACTGGATCATCCCCGACTGGCCGGCTCCCCTTCGGGTTAGGGCCTTGTGTACCACTCGCCAAGGGGGAGTCTCCAGTGCCCCGTATGACAGTCTGAATCTGGGCCTGCATGTGGCTGACGATGCGGCCGCAGTGGGGGTTAACCGGCAGCGCTTGGCGCAGGCCGTAGGCGGTAGACCTGTGTTTTTGAATCAGGTGCACGGAAACAGCTGCGTGCACCTCGAGGCCAGTACGCCTGACGGGACAGAAGCCGATGCCTGCTACGCCACACAGCCGGGTACGGTTTGCACCATCATGGTCGCCGACTGTCTGCCAGTGCTGTTCGCGGCAGCGGATGGCAGCTGGGTGGCGGCCGCACACGCTGGCTGGCGTGGTTTGGCGGGTGTTGGCGGGCAGGGCGTGCTGGAGGAGACTTTGAAGTGTTTTAGTGCTCCAGCGCCCGTGGATAGTGCGCAAGTAGCTCCTGAAATCATAGCGTGGCTAGGCCCGTGTATAGGGCCGCAAGCGTTTGAGGTGGGCGACGACGTGCGCGGCGCATTCGTTGAGGCTTTGCCGGCTGCTACAGCCTGCTTTACCCCCTTGTCTTCCGGCAAATGGCTGGCGGATTTGCCGGCGCTTGCGCGTCAGCGCTTGCAGCTTGCGGGTGTCAACAGCATTTGGGGCAATGACGGCAGCACGGCGTGGTGCACCGTCAGCAACCCCTCACGGTTTTTCAGCCACCGGCGGGACCGCGTCAGCGGGCGGCTGGCCGCCTGCATCTGGCTCGAGTGA
- the maiA gene encoding maleylacetoacetate isomerase — MKLFSYFRSSAAFRVRIALALKGLPYDYAAVHLVRGEQLQPEYRELHPDGLVPALEDAGEVLTQSMAIMEYLDEVHPERPLLPADALGRAKVRALAQSIACEIHPLNNLRVLKYLKGPMHLEEAAKDQWYHHWTRSGLEAFEQQVSALDTWQQQRGLPAPHTFCFGESPTLADCCLVPLIFNAKRFAVSLDGLPRTMAAFDACMALEAFQSASPDACPDGKS; from the coding sequence ATGAAGTTGTTCAGCTACTTTCGATCGTCGGCCGCCTTCAGGGTGCGCATTGCCCTGGCCCTCAAGGGCCTTCCATATGACTACGCGGCAGTGCACTTGGTGCGTGGCGAGCAATTGCAGCCCGAATACCGTGAGCTGCATCCCGATGGCTTGGTGCCCGCATTGGAGGATGCTGGCGAGGTGCTGACGCAGTCCATGGCCATCATGGAGTATCTAGATGAAGTACACCCTGAGCGCCCGCTGCTGCCTGCTGATGCATTGGGCCGCGCGAAGGTGCGGGCTTTGGCCCAGTCGATTGCCTGTGAAATCCACCCTTTGAACAACTTGCGGGTACTGAAATACCTCAAGGGCCCCATGCATTTGGAAGAGGCTGCCAAAGACCAGTGGTACCACCACTGGACCCGCAGCGGACTGGAGGCGTTTGAGCAACAAGTGTCAGCCTTGGACACTTGGCAGCAGCAACGCGGCTTGCCTGCGCCACATACCTTTTGTTTTGGAGAGTCACCGACATTGGCGGACTGTTGCCTGGTACCGCTGATCTTCAATGCCAAACGATTTGCGGTGTCCTTAGACGGATTGCCCCGCACCATGGCTGCGTTTGATGCGTGCATGGCATTGGAGGCCTTCCAAAGCGCAAGTCCCGACGCCTGCCCGGATGGGAAGTCCTGA
- a CDS encoding antibiotic biosynthesis monooxygenase family protein — translation MILELADIRIHPGQNAAFDEAIARGLRDVISKAKGCQGFKVNKGIESPERYILQIFWDTLEDHTVGFREGELFPQWRAIVGPFFAQPPVVEHFDLVVKSV, via the coding sequence ATGATTCTTGAGCTTGCCGACATCCGCATCCATCCCGGCCAGAATGCCGCCTTTGATGAAGCCATCGCGCGCGGCTTGCGTGACGTGATCTCCAAAGCCAAGGGTTGCCAGGGATTCAAGGTCAACAAAGGCATTGAGAGCCCCGAACGCTACATCCTGCAAATCTTCTGGGATACCCTGGAGGACCACACGGTCGGCTTCCGGGAAGGTGAACTCTTCCCCCAATGGCGTGCCATCGTCGGCCCGTTCTTTGCCCAACCACCCGTGGTGGAGCATTTTGATCTGGTGGTGAAGTCCGTTTAA
- a CDS encoding fumarylacetoacetate hydrolase family protein — MRFVFNPPAVASVAVAGQPARFPVHRIYCVGRNYEDHAKEMGHTGREPPFFFMKPADAVLAAEAGQTVDMPYPTLTANLHHEVELVVAIGTGGSHILAADAHRHIYGYAVGLDMTRRDLQNDMKKQGRPWCIGKGFEHSAPLGPITPAALVPDVEAATIALQINGADRQRSTVAKLIWNIAETIEQLSAAWALQPGDLIYTGTPEGVSAVVRGDVLHATVDGLESLTVRIV; from the coding sequence ATGCGCTTTGTGTTCAACCCGCCAGCCGTCGCCAGCGTGGCAGTTGCCGGCCAGCCCGCCCGGTTTCCGGTGCACCGCATCTACTGTGTAGGCCGGAACTACGAAGACCATGCCAAAGAAATGGGCCACACAGGTCGTGAGCCCCCGTTCTTCTTCATGAAACCTGCTGATGCCGTGCTGGCTGCAGAAGCGGGCCAGACGGTGGACATGCCCTACCCCACACTCACCGCCAATCTGCACCACGAGGTGGAACTGGTGGTTGCCATAGGCACCGGCGGGAGCCACATTCTGGCCGCCGACGCACACCGCCACATTTACGGTTACGCCGTGGGCCTGGACATGACGCGCCGGGACCTGCAAAACGACATGAAGAAGCAAGGCCGCCCATGGTGCATCGGCAAAGGCTTTGAACACTCTGCGCCCCTAGGCCCCATCACCCCTGCGGCTCTGGTGCCGGATGTAGAGGCCGCCACCATTGCATTGCAAATCAATGGCGCAGACCGCCAGCGCAGCACGGTGGCAAAGCTGATCTGGAACATTGCCGAAACCATTGAGCAACTGTCTGCGGCTTGGGCGCTGCAACCCGGCGACCTGATTTACACCGGCACCCCCGAAGGCGTCAGCGCCGTGGTGCGTGGTGATGTACTGCATGCCACTGTGGACGGACTGGAATCCCTCACCGTGCGTATAGTCTGA
- a CDS encoding NUDIX hydrolase yields MQRAPIKHCKECGSAVEYRVPDDGDTKPRAVCPACHTIHYENPLNVVGTVPHWGDKILLCKRNIEPRFGKWTLPAGFMELNETTAEGAARETDEEAGAQFELEGLFSLLNVARVGQVHMFYRARLTSDQFNPGTETIEARLFSEEEIPWDEIAFRTVKETLEHYFADRRSGHYGIHTIDIA; encoded by the coding sequence ATGCAACGCGCCCCCATCAAACATTGCAAAGAATGCGGCTCTGCCGTCGAGTACCGCGTGCCGGACGACGGCGACACCAAGCCCCGTGCTGTCTGCCCTGCCTGCCACACTATTCACTACGAAAACCCGCTGAATGTGGTCGGCACTGTGCCGCATTGGGGCGACAAGATTTTGCTGTGCAAGCGCAACATCGAGCCACGCTTCGGCAAATGGACCTTGCCTGCAGGCTTCATGGAGCTCAACGAGACTACAGCAGAGGGTGCAGCCCGCGAAACGGACGAAGAAGCAGGCGCCCAGTTTGAGCTGGAGGGCCTGTTCAGCCTGCTCAATGTGGCACGCGTAGGCCAAGTCCACATGTTCTACCGCGCCCGACTCACGAGTGACCAGTTCAACCCCGGTACCGAGACCATCGAGGCGCGCCTCTTCAGCGAGGAAGAAATCCCCTGGGACGAGATTGCGTTTCGCACCGTCAAGGAAACGTTGGAACACTATTTCGCCGACCGCCGCTCCGGGCACTACGGCATTCACACCATCGACATCGCGTGA
- a CDS encoding exonuclease domain-containing protein produces the protein MSTAMLPSYVVLDLETTGGNATQDRITEIAAVRIDNGVETARWSTLVNPGVRIPPFIQSLTGITDAMVEDAPTFAQVSKQLLELLEGAVFVAHNVRFDHGFVANELARLDISLKVKTLCTVRLSRRLYPQHKGHGLDAILQRHGLQTQARHRAMGDVDVVLAWLDVAARELGAEALQREALGLLQGSAALPPQLETPVSDIPDTPGVYLFYGEGSIPLYVGKSVTLRTRVMSHFQASTKVAREMRILQEIRRIEWRETAGELGALLLESRLVKELQPIHNRLLRREKQLTSWKLHDDPAARPLLQLVRLDEVNAADMGQLYGAYRSKRQAMDALRTLCETHQLCPNALGLESGKGACFASQIGRCKGVCAGREVPALHRVRLQMALAEHRLQAWPHPGRMGIREHNPHTGRTDIHVFDQWCHVATVHDDDALQDAISARQPLAFDLDTYRLLLKRLTGTGLRSREVLHLGAPHAHSA, from the coding sequence GTGAGCACGGCCATGCTGCCCAGCTATGTGGTGCTGGACCTGGAGACCACGGGTGGCAACGCAACCCAAGACCGGATTACCGAGATCGCTGCGGTACGCATCGACAACGGAGTCGAAACCGCGCGCTGGTCTACCTTGGTGAACCCAGGGGTACGCATTCCCCCCTTTATCCAGAGCCTGACCGGCATTACCGACGCCATGGTGGAAGATGCGCCCACCTTCGCCCAGGTTTCCAAGCAACTGCTGGAGTTGCTGGAAGGCGCCGTTTTTGTGGCTCACAACGTGCGGTTTGACCATGGCTTCGTCGCCAACGAACTGGCGCGATTGGATATATCGCTCAAAGTCAAAACGCTGTGCACCGTGCGCCTCTCGCGCCGGCTGTACCCCCAGCACAAAGGCCATGGGCTGGATGCCATCCTGCAGCGGCATGGTCTGCAAACACAAGCACGCCACAGGGCCATGGGTGACGTAGATGTGGTGCTGGCCTGGTTGGATGTGGCCGCGCGCGAACTGGGTGCCGAAGCCCTGCAACGTGAAGCCTTGGGACTGCTGCAAGGCAGTGCCGCCCTGCCCCCGCAACTCGAAACCCCGGTGTCGGATATTCCGGATACGCCGGGTGTGTACCTGTTTTACGGCGAAGGCAGCATTCCGCTTTATGTGGGCAAAAGCGTGACCTTGCGCACCCGTGTGATGTCGCACTTTCAGGCCTCCACCAAAGTGGCGCGCGAGATGCGCATCCTGCAGGAAATCCGCCGTATCGAGTGGCGCGAAACTGCAGGCGAGCTGGGTGCGCTGCTGCTGGAGTCCCGGCTGGTCAAAGAGCTGCAACCCATTCACAACCGCCTGCTGCGGCGTGAAAAGCAACTCACCTCCTGGAAGCTTCACGATGACCCGGCCGCACGGCCTTTGCTGCAATTGGTGCGGCTGGACGAGGTAAACGCGGCTGACATGGGGCAACTCTACGGCGCCTATCGCTCCAAGCGTCAAGCCATGGACGCCCTGCGTACTTTGTGCGAGACGCACCAGCTCTGCCCCAACGCACTCGGGCTGGAATCCGGCAAAGGCGCCTGCTTCGCCAGCCAAATCGGGCGCTGCAAGGGCGTGTGCGCGGGCCGCGAAGTGCCGGCCTTGCACCGTGTTCGCTTGCAAATGGCATTGGCTGAGCATCGCCTGCAAGCCTGGCCCCACCCCGGCCGCATGGGCATCCGGGAACACAACCCGCACACTGGTAGAACCGACATCCACGTTTTTGATCAGTGGTGCCATGTGGCTACGGTGCATGACGACGATGCCCTACAAGACGCCATCTCTGCCCGTCAGCCCTTGGCCTTTGATCTGGATACCTACCGATTGCTGCTCAAACGGCTGACTGGCACCGGACTGCGGTCCCGTGAAGTGCTGCACCTTGGTGCCCCCCATGCCCACAGCGCCTAA
- a CDS encoding thymidine kinase, with product MAKLFFRYSAMNAGKSTSLLQIAYNYEEQGQRVQLYTARIDDRSGVGSIASRLGIQRQADTFDEHTDFEALLSAQASLACVLIDEAQFLQPEQVRQLHRIAHRANIPAICFGLRSDFQGKPFAGAAHLLTLADDIEEIKTICACGRKATMNVRVDDQGKRVREGAQIEIGGNDRYQQACARCFYEGTTDH from the coding sequence ATGGCCAAACTCTTTTTCCGCTACTCGGCCATGAACGCCGGCAAATCCACCTCCCTGCTTCAGATTGCCTACAACTACGAAGAACAGGGCCAACGGGTGCAGCTCTATACCGCACGCATTGACGACCGCAGTGGCGTAGGCAGCATCGCCTCCAGACTCGGCATTCAGCGTCAAGCTGACACGTTTGATGAACACACGGACTTCGAAGCCCTGCTAAGCGCGCAAGCCAGCTTGGCTTGTGTGCTGATCGATGAAGCCCAGTTCCTGCAACCGGAACAGGTGCGCCAGCTGCACCGCATCGCGCATAGGGCCAACATCCCGGCGATTTGCTTTGGCCTGCGCTCAGACTTTCAGGGCAAGCCCTTCGCCGGGGCAGCCCATTTGCTGACGCTGGCCGATGACATTGAAGAGATCAAAACCATCTGCGCCTGCGGACGCAAGGCCACAATGAACGTTCGGGTTGACGACCAAGGCAAGCGCGTGCGCGAAGGGGCGCAGATAGAGATAGGGGGCAACGACCGCTACCAGCAGGCGTGTGCCCGGTGCTTTTATGAGGGTACCACCGACCATTGA
- a CDS encoding MerR family transcriptional regulator, translating to MEKTLPPIPAKRYFTIGEVGDLCGVKPHVLRYWEQEFTQLRPMKRRGNRRYYQHHEVLMIRKIRDLLYDQGFTISGARNKMQELLQAERDKKRNGEVQLDGMEVLELDEADIDDFEDSSESAPDEIAGIEMQAIKKELMDIRELLMAPA from the coding sequence ATGGAGAAAACGCTTCCTCCCATTCCCGCCAAACGTTATTTCACCATCGGTGAGGTGGGTGATTTGTGTGGCGTCAAGCCGCACGTGCTACGTTATTGGGAGCAGGAGTTTACGCAGCTACGGCCTATGAAGCGCCGTGGCAACCGACGCTATTACCAGCACCATGAAGTTCTGATGATCCGGAAAATCCGTGATCTTCTTTATGACCAAGGTTTCACCATCAGCGGTGCCCGCAACAAGATGCAGGAGTTGCTTCAGGCCGAGCGCGATAAGAAGCGCAACGGCGAAGTTCAACTGGATGGCATGGAGGTACTGGAGCTCGATGAGGCCGATATTGATGATTTTGAAGATTCGTCTGAATCCGCTCCAGATGAGATCGCAGGCATAGAGATGCAAGCCATCAAAAAAGAATTGATGGATATTCGTGAACTTCTTATGGCGCCAGCCTGA
- a CDS encoding integration host factor subunit alpha yields the protein MEFSVESLETPALTKAQLSDLLFEQIGLNKRESKDMIDAFFDLIASSLVDGTDVKISGFGNFQIRTKAPRPGRNPRTGEAIPIQARRVVTFHASHKLKEQIQDEGKTES from the coding sequence ATGGAATTCTCTGTGGAAAGTCTGGAGACCCCGGCATTGACCAAGGCGCAACTGTCAGATTTGCTGTTTGAGCAAATCGGACTGAACAAGCGCGAGTCAAAAGACATGATCGACGCTTTCTTTGACCTGATCGCGAGTAGCCTGGTCGATGGCACGGACGTAAAAATTTCCGGATTCGGAAACTTTCAGATCCGCACCAAAGCGCCCCGTCCCGGGCGCAATCCCCGCACCGGCGAGGCCATTCCAATCCAGGCACGCAGAGTGGTGACCTTTCATGCAAGCCACAAGCTCAAAGAACAAATTCAGGACGAAGGCAAGACCGAGTCGTGA